One window from the genome of Parasteatoda tepidariorum isolate YZ-2023 chromosome 8, CAS_Ptep_4.0, whole genome shotgun sequence encodes:
- the LOC107445244 gene encoding RNA helicase aquarius, translating to MTSSTSKKESLPTVSQIKSDTITQLANKYWSSHISKECLQFDPSIINDIYSEEILSSNFAIRRIMLLEFSQYLENYLWPNYQGNVTHAHMMSIVIMVNEKFRERVPAWEAFKSKPEHFPKFFKQVLHGIMDEKISKKEKTCLLVFLIHSFNSCEVELIRESIKKIVSLAIWINILPERRNQEFKKSSFLLRYWNKIKKKDKSLSEEDLENVNFERKFIFNLINNFFDILYAIPNVEKSPELDKELIESVHYCERFTELLIDLEALPLTRRFCNVLIDDCHVVVKCQLSNLPKRVEGRLFSQLLDILKFYSRFEVNEFTGEPLTDNDMMLIHYALFKSVQSAAFKKKIPELKQFYLSNVNSIDTRENLSRVFLSLENSTLHDMAAFVKLLPVVTDKENSYDNQFLLELLISKLEKRDSQLEALNQMPLYPTEKIIWDENVVPTEYFSGEGCLALPKLNLQFLTLHDYLFRNFNLFRLESTYEIRQDIEDAIKRLRPWQTEVGDVMFGGWARMAQPITIFSIVEVGKPNIGEKQPACVKADVTVTLSTRSQIKSEWEALRKHDVCFLVTVKPTCLPGTAYNPKEPFLSQVGMAYIRGCEIEGMLSPTGKVIEEGPEPKPEFEGDKRTFRVWLDCNQYRLDMLNAVGGREDVYETFNIIIRRKPKENNFKAVLETIRSLMNTDCVVPDWLHDIILGHGDPGAAHYSKMENQISELDFNDTFLSIEHLRNSFPDTDVQVNVDDPKKLVPPFKIQFFPIEENSAENEVQKQKVIVTPHVLPNSGPYLYAHPKKNMVQFTPTQVEAIKSGMQLGLTMVVGPPGTGKTDVAVQIISNLYHNFPNQRTLIVTHSNQALNQLFEKIMALDIDERHLLRLGHGEEALETEKDFSRYGRVNYVLAKRLELLDHVRKLQESLGVAGDVSYTCETAGHFFMYHVLARWEEFLSKVKPGRGKKVALNLVADCFPFSKFFEKAPQPLFKGKTYEEDIEIAEGCFRYIKKIFSQLEEFRAFELLRSGLDRSQYLLVKEAKIIAMTCTHAALKRKELVELGFTYDNILMEESAQILEIETFIPLLLQNPKDGFNRLKRWIMIGDHHQLPPVIKNMAFQKYSNMEQSLFTRFVRLGVPTIDLDAQGRSRSSMCELYRWRYKNLGNLPHVLNLPEYKTANAGFWFDYQLINVEDFNGVGESEPNPYFYQNLAEAEYAVGVYMYMRILGYPAERISILTTYNGQKHLIRDVVNKRCANNPLFGRPHKVTTVDKYQGQQNDYILLSLVRTNAVGHLRDVRRLVVAMSRARLGLYVFARVSLFQNCYELSPAFKILMRRPQQLHLYPHEVYPCNRKWEDKPSGEPYIINDMPQMAQFVYDFYQQKLELVKQHVQETQFDESRS from the exons ATGACTTCATCAACGTCTAAAAAAGAATCTCTGCCTACTGTTTCTCAGATCAAATCGGATACGATAACCCAGCTCGCAAATAAGTATTGGTCGAGTCACATTTCCAAAGAATGTCTTCAATTCGATCCTTCTATTATTAACGATATTTACAGCGAAGAAATTCTCTCCTCAAATTTCGCTATTCGACGCATTATGCTTCTGGAATTCAGTCAATaccttgaaaattatttatggccAAATTATCAGGGAAACGTTACTCACGCTCACATGATGTCCATAGTAATCATGGTGAATGAAAAGTTTCGTGAGAGAGTACCTGCCTGGGAAGCATTTAAATCTAAACCTGAACATTTCCCTAAGTTTTTTAAGCAAGTTTTACATGGTATTAtggatgaaaaaatttccaaaaaggaAAAGACTTGCTTGCTAGTTTTCCTGATACATTCTTTCAATAGCTGTGAAGTCGAATTGATTagagaaagtattaaaaagattGTATCACTGGCGATCTGGATTAATATTCTTCCAGAAAGGAGAAATCAGGAATTCAAAAAGAGTTCATTTCTACTCAGGTActggaataaaattaagaagaaggATAAAAGTCTGAGTGAAGAAGatttagaaaatgtaaattttgaaaggaaattcatatttaatttgataaataatttttttgacattttatatgCTATTCCTAACGTGGAAAAGAGTCCAGAATTAGACAAAGAGTTGATTGAAAGTGTTCATTATTGTGAAAGATTCACTGAACTTTTAATTGATTTAGAGGCTCTACCTTTAACTAGACGATTCTGTAATGTCTTAATTGACGACTGTCACGTTGTCGTTAAATGTCAATTGTCAAATTTACCTAAACGTGTTGAAGGCCGACTTTTCTCTCAACTgttagatattttgaaattttattcccGGTTTGAAGTTAATGAGTTCACTGGCGAACCTTTAACTGACAATGATATGATGCTTATTCATTACgctttatttaaaagtgttcAAAGtgcagcttttaaaaaaaagattcctgaattaaaacaattttatttgtcaaatgTCAACAGCATAGATACTCGTGAAAATCTTTCTAGAGTGTTTTTGTCATTAGAAAATTCAACACTACATGATATGGCTGCATTTGTTAAACTCTTGCCAGTTGTAACtgataaagaaaattcttatgatAATCAGTTTTTATTGGAGTTGTTAATATCTAAGCTAGAAAAAAGAGATTCCCAATTGGAAGCTTTGAATCAAATGCCCCTCTATCctacagaaaaaattatctggGATGAAAATGTGGTTCCTACAGAATATTTTTCTGGTGAGGGCTGTCTTGCTTTGCCAAAGTTGAATTTACAATTTCTTACCTTACATGATTatcttttcagaaatttcaacttatttagGCTGGAATCTACGTATGAGATACGACAAGATATAGAAGATGCAATTAAGAGATTAAGACCATGGCAGACAGAAGTTGGTGATGTTATGTTTGGGGGCTGGGCTCGCATGGCCCAAcctataacaatattttcaattgttgaAGTCGGAAAACCCAATATTGGAGAAAAGCAACCAGCATGTGTCAAAGCAGATGTAACTGTAACTTTAAGTACCAGATCACAAATTAAGTCTGAATGGGAAGCTTTGCGAAAACATGACGTCTGCTTTTTAGTCACTGTTAAGCCAACATGCTTACCTGGCACTGCTTACAATCCTAAAGAACCGTTTCTTTCTCAAGTTGGTATGGCTTATATTAGAGGCTGCGAAATTGAAGGTATGTTAAGTCCTACTGGAAAAGTTATTGAAGAAGGCCCTGAACCTAAACCTGAGTTTGAAGGTGATAAAAGAACTTTCCGAGTGTGGTTGGATTGTAATCAGTATCGTTTGGACATGCTGAATGCTGTAGGTGGTAGGGAAGATGTgtatgaaacatttaatatcattattcgAAGGAAacctaaagaaaataatttcaaggcTGTATTGGAAACCATTAGAAGTTTAATGAATACAGATTGTGTTGTACCGGATTGGTTGCATGATATTATTTTAGGACATGGAGATCCAGGAGCTGCTCATTATTCCAAAATGGAAAATCAAATTAGCGAACTTGACTTTAATGATACTTTTCTTAGTATAGAGCATCTAAGGAATAGCTTTCCTGATACTGATGTTCAGGTGAATGTTGATGATCCTAAAAAATTAGTACCAccattcaaaattcaatttttcccAATCGAAGAAAATTCCGCAGAAAATGAAGTGCAAAAGCAAAAGGTTATTGTAACTCCCCATGTACTTCCTAATTCTGGACCCTATTTATATGCTCATCCTAAAAAGAATATGGTTCAGTTTACTCCTACGCAAGTTGAGGCTATTAAATCTGGAATGCAGCTTGGCCTTACTATGGTAGTTGGACCTCCTGGTACCGGAAAAACTGATGTTGCtgttcaaataatttctaacttgTATCACAACTTCCCAAATCAGAGAACTCTTATTGTCACTCATTCTAATCAAGCATTGAATCAGCTTTTCGAGAAAATCATGGCTTTGGACATTGATGAACGTCATTTACTTCGTTTAGGTCATGGTGAAGAAGCTTTAGAAACCGAGAAGGACTTCAGTCGATACGGTCGAGTTAATTACGTCTTAGCCAAACGCCTCGAACTTTTGGATCATGTACGAAAACTTCAAGAAAGTCTCGGTGTGGCAGGTGATGTTTCTTATACATGTGAAACTGCTggacatttttttatgtatcatgTGTTAGCTAGATGGGAAGAATTTCTAAGTAAAGTGAAACCAGGAAGAGGTAAAAAAGTTGCTCTAAACTTAGTTGCAGATTGTTTCcccttttccaaatttttcgaGAAAGCTCCTCAGCCTCTATTTAAGGGTAAAACGTATGAAGAAGATATCGAAATTGCAGAAGGCTGTTTCCGTTACATAAAGAAGATATTTTCTCAGTTAGAGGAATTTAGAGCTTTTGAGTTACTTCGCAGTGGTTTAGATCGTTCTCAGTATCTACTTGTTAAAGAGGCTAAAATCATAGCAATGACATGTACACATGcagctttaaaaagaaaagaattagtaGAACTTGGATTTACCTATGATAACATCTTGATGGAAGAATCAgctcaaattttagaaattgaaactTTCATTCCACTTTTATTGCAGAATCCTAAGGATGGGTTCAATAGACTTAAACGCTGGATTATGATTGGTGATCATCATCAATTACCACCGGTTATAAAAAACAtggcttttcaaaaatatagtaatatggAGCAGTCGTTATTTAcgag gtTTGTCAGATTAGGAGTGCCAACTATTGACTTGGATGCTCAAGGCCGATCCAGATCTAGCATGTGTGAACTTTATAGGTGGAGATATAAGAATTTAGGTAATCTTCCACACGTCCTGAATCTTCCAGAGTACAAAACAGCCAATGCTGGATTTTGGTTTGATTATCAGCTCATCAATGTGGAAGATTTTAATGGTGTTGGAGAATCTGAACCTAACCCTTACTTTTAtcag AATTTAGCAGAAGCAGAATATGCTGTTGGTGTGTATATGTACATGAGAATTCTTGGTTATCCAGCTGAGAGAATCTCCATTCTTACAACATACAATGGACAAAAACATCTAATTAGAGATGTTGTCAATAAACGATGTGCTAACAATCCCTTATTTGGACGTCCACATAAAGTGACAACTGTTGACAAATATCAGGGACAGCAAAATGACTATATTCTCTTATCTTTAGTTCGAACGAATGCTGTTGGTCATTTACGAGATGTTAGAAGATTAGTTGTAGCTATGTCTCGTGCACGTCTTGGCTTATATGTGTTTGCTAGAGTatctttgtttcaaaattgttatgaaTTGTCACCTGCTTTTAAAATACTGATGAGGCGGCCTCAGCAACTTCACCTGTATCCTCATGAAGTATATCCATGCAACAGAAAGTGGGAAGACAAACCATCTGGAGAACcatatattattaatgatatgCCCCAAATGGCACAGTTTGTGTATGACTTTTATCAGCAGAAACTAGAACTGGTAAAACAACATGTACAAGAAACACAATTTGATGAATCACGATCATAA
- the LOC107445245 gene encoding cytoplasmic polyadenylation element-binding protein 2 isoform X1 produces MMLLPLLNLNGYQNLIVNIILDLDLQEPEVRANMSYEKETSSDISDLSDMEDFFHFAENVLGENIQISEGVKVSQENENDPLEKWNPQDCEDVWWSDDPDSDDSDMSNEYEYIIGRYEEELADSSSDTDSEKEFMNQFGHSSDTDLEEEFVNQSDDCR; encoded by the exons ATGATGTTGCTTCCCTTGCTAAATTTAAACGGTTACCAAAATCtcattgttaatattattcttGATCTTGATTTACAAGAACCTG aaGTTCGAGCTAATATGTCTTATGAAAAGGAAACCAGCAGTGATATATCTGATTTATCTGATATGGAAGATTTCTTTCACTTTGCAGAAAATGTCTTAGGTGAAAATATTCAGATTTCTGAAGGTGTAAAAGTTTCTCAGGAAAATGAAAATGACCCTCTGGAGAAGTGGAACCCGCAGGATTGTGAAGATGTTTGGTGGTCAGATGATCCTGATTCTGATGATTCAGATATGAGTAATGAATATGAATACATTATAGGAAGGTATGAAGAAGAACTGGCAGATTCTAGTTCAGATACAGATTCAGAAAAAGAATTCATGAATCAATTTGGTCATAGTTCAGATACAGATTTGGAAGAAGAATTTGTGAATCAATCTGATGATTGTAGATAA
- the LOC107445245 gene encoding cytoplasmic polyadenylation element-binding protein 2 isoform X2, which yields MSYEKETSSDISDLSDMEDFFHFAENVLGENIQISEGVKVSQENENDPLEKWNPQDCEDVWWSDDPDSDDSDMSNEYEYIIGRYEEELADSSSDTDSEKEFMNQFGHSSDTDLEEEFVNQSDDCR from the coding sequence ATGTCTTATGAAAAGGAAACCAGCAGTGATATATCTGATTTATCTGATATGGAAGATTTCTTTCACTTTGCAGAAAATGTCTTAGGTGAAAATATTCAGATTTCTGAAGGTGTAAAAGTTTCTCAGGAAAATGAAAATGACCCTCTGGAGAAGTGGAACCCGCAGGATTGTGAAGATGTTTGGTGGTCAGATGATCCTGATTCTGATGATTCAGATATGAGTAATGAATATGAATACATTATAGGAAGGTATGAAGAAGAACTGGCAGATTCTAGTTCAGATACAGATTCAGAAAAAGAATTCATGAATCAATTTGGTCATAGTTCAGATACAGATTTGGAAGAAGAATTTGTGAATCAATCTGATGATTGTAGATAA
- the LOC107445237 gene encoding ribosome biogenesis protein BRX1 homolog, with amino-acid sequence MGKRKLNIDDEPATEATNENADSKKLEGKWKNKQRILIFASRGISFRDRHLMTNLRTLLPHSKPDSKMDKKSSLLMINEICEMKNCNQCIYFENKKRSDLYMWISKVPNGPSAKFLVENVHTMEELKLTGNCLKGSRPILSFDSSFETEPHLMLLKELFTQVFGTPKNHPKSQPFFDHVFNFKFLDNRIWFRNYQIESDGTSLVEIGPRFVLNLIKVFDGSFCGSVLYTNVHYITPSMHRRKVKLEAVNRYKNKFDAKKNLIMRRPEVSYHTDPYEEVFQTVDPNKDSDDE; translated from the exons ATGGGGAAAAGAAAACTCAATATAGACGATGAACCCGCTACGGAAGCAACAAATGAAAATGCTGATTCTAAaaag TTGGaaggaaaatggaaaaataaacagaggattttaatttttgcatctaGGGGTATATCATTTAGAGATCGGCATCTTATGACTAATTTAAGAACCCTCTTGCCTCATTCTAAGCCAG attcaaaaatggataaaaagtCTTCACTGTTGATGATTAATGAA ATatgtgaaatgaaaaattgcaatcagtgcatttattttgaaaataagaagcGTTCTGATCTTTATATGTG gatATCTAAAGTACCTAATGGTCCATCTGCTAAATTTCTTGTGGAAAATG ttcatacCATGGAAGAACTTAAACTTACTGGGAATTGCTTAAAGGGATCACGTCCGATTTTATCTTTTGATAGT aGTTTTGAAACTGAACCTCACTTAATGCTCTTGAAAGAACTTTTTACTCAG GTTTTTGGAACACCAAAAAATCATCCCAAAAGTCAACCTTTCTTTGATCatgtattcaattttaaatttttggacaATCGTATATGGTTTCGAAACTATCAAATAGAAAGTGATGGTACTTCATTAGTTGAAATTG gaCCAAGGTTTGTGCTGAatctaataaaagtttttgatggAAGCTTCTGTGGATCAGTATTATACACAAATGTCCATTATATAACCCCAAGCATG CATCGGAGAAAAGTAAAACTAGAAGCTGTTAAtcgttataaaaataagtttgatgccaagaaaaatttgattatgcGACGACCGGAAGTGAGTTATCATACAGATCCTTATGAAGAAGTGTTCCAAACTGTAGATCCCAATAAAGACTCTGATGATGAGTAA